A genomic window from Triticum urartu cultivar G1812 chromosome 7, Tu2.1, whole genome shotgun sequence includes:
- the LOC125518671 gene encoding uncharacterized protein LOC125518671, translating into MPKTWMETSLDKEKEKDVPTPSCWCGDVCKLKVSTDRNKSWTEGRRFFVCPNYAHDRRRPTNAYDIPPSPPPLCKYFTWIDHEVPKDVQEDQRRDWLRRQRLFEESYARGLERERHEKEARERKKREEERARKEKEARQEERARKLARARDAQEEDEARDKKGKWPRTTQ; encoded by the exons ATGCCGAAGACGTGGATGGAGACcagtttggacaaggaaaaggagaaggatgTGCCCACACCATCATGTTGGTGTGGTGATGTTTGCAAGCTGAAGGTGTCCACTGACCGCAACAAGTCATGGACAGAAGGTAGAAGGTTTTTCGTGTGTCCCAACTATGCACATGATCGTCGAAGGCCAACTAACGCATATGACATACCACCG TCCCCTCCTCCACTTTGCAAGTACTTCACTTGGATAGATCACGAGGTACCAAAAGATGTCCAAGAGGACCAACGTCGAGATTGGTTACGGAGGCAGCGCCTATTCGAGGAGTCCTATGCACGGGGATTGGAGCGGGAGCGTCATGAGAAGGAGGCTCGTGAGCGCAAGAAGCGTGAGGAAGAGAGGGCACGCAAAGAGAAGGAGGCTCGTCAAGAAGAGAGGGCAAGAAAACTTGCAAGGGCTCGCGATGCACAAGAGGAGGACGAGGCACGTGACAAGAAGGGAAAGTGGCCCCGTACTACTCAGTAG